CACCAGACCGCCCACATCGCCGTCGCGAGCGGCCAGAAGGTGCTCAACATGTGCGCGAACAACTACCTCGGCCTCGCCGACAGCCCCGAGCTCATCGCCGCCGCGCGCGACTCCCTCGACCGCTGGGGCTACGGCCTCGCCTCGGTCCGCTTCATCTGCGGCACGCAGCAGCTGCACAAGGACCTCGAGGCCGCGATCTCCCGGTTCCTCGGCACCGAGGACACCATTCTCTACTCGTCCTGCTTCGACGCCAACGGCGGCCTCTTCGAAACGCTGCTCGGTGCGGAGGACGCCGTGATCTCCGACGAGTTGAACCACGCCTCGATCATCGACGGCGTCCGCCTCTGCAAGGCGCAACGCTACCGCTACAAGAACAACAACCTCGAAGACCTCGAAACGAAGCTCAAGGAAGCCGACGCCAACAAAGCCCGCTTCAAGCTCATCGCCACCGACGGCGTGTTCTCGATGGACGGCTTCATCGCCAATCTCCAGGGCATCTGCGATCTCGCGGACAAATACGGCGCGCTCGTCATGGTCGACGACTCGCACTCCGTCGGTTTCATGGGCAAGACCGGCCGCGGCACGCACGAACACTGCGGTGTCATGGGCCGCGTCGACGTCTTCACCGGCACGCTCGGCAAGGCCCTCGGCGGCGCCAGCGGCGGCTACACCTCCGGCAAAAAGGAAATCATCGATCTGCTCCGCCAGCGGTCGCGCCCGTATCTCTTCTCCAACACCATCGCGCCGACCATCGCCGCCGCGTCGATCAAGTGCCTTGAAATCCTCGGCCGCTCCACGGCGCTGCGCGACAAACTCGAGGACAACACCCGCTTCTTCCGCGAAGGCCTCGCGAAGGCCGGCCTCACCATCAAACCCGGCACGCACCCGATCGTGCCCGTGATGCTCGGCGACGCCGCGCTCTCGCAGAAATTCGCCGCCAAGATGCTCGAGAAAGGCGTCTACGTGATCGGCTTCTTCTACCCCGTCGTCCCGCAAGGCGCCGCGCGCATCCGCACCCAAGTCTCCGCCGCGCACAGCAAGGACGACCTCGCGTTCGCGATCGAGCAATTCGCCGCCACCAAGCGCGAGCTCGGACTCTGAGCGTTCAGCGTCCGACCAGACCCGAAAAAAACGCGACGAATCCTGCATTCGCCGCGTCAGCGCAATCGCCGCGTGACAGCGCGGCGCCCGTGCGTTTTTCTCGTCGCAAAATTACCCTATGAAATCGCTCGTCCCCCTCACCGCACTCGTCGCCGTCATCGCCTCCGCGCAGCCGGCAACGCCCGCCAAACCGATCACCGCCGTCGACCGCAGCTACATGGACCTCGCTGTCAATCCGGCGAAGGATTTCTACGATTACGCCAACGGCGCGTTCAACAAGGTGGCGATTCCCGGCGAATACTCCGCCTACGGCGTCAACCAGGAGATCGACGAACGGAACTTCGCCATCGTGAAGGAAATTCTCGAAACGTCGGCAAAGACCAGCGGCCCGAAAGGCACCATCGCCCAGCGCGTCGGCGATTTCTACGCCGCCGGCATGGATGAAGCCGCCATCGAAGCCGCCGGCCTCCGTCCCCTCGCCCCCTACTTCGCGCAAATCGACGCGCTCGAAAAACCCACCGACATCGTCCCGCTCCTCGGCAAGTTCTACGTCCAAGGCACCGACTGCGGCTTCCGCTTCGGCGCGACCGTCGACGACAAGGACAGCACCGCGATGATCCCCGCCTTCGCCCAAGGCGGCCTCGGTCTGCCCGAGCGCGAGTTCTATTTCCGCACCGATCCGAAATCGGTCGACATCCGCCAGGCCTACGAAGCGCACATCGCGCGCATGTTCGCCCTCGCCGGTGAGCAACCCGAGCAGGCCAAGGCCGCGGCGCAAACCGTCCTCGCGTTCGAGACGAAACTCGCCGGCGCCTCGCGCAAGCTCGTCGACCTCCGCGACCCCGAGAAAAACTATAACAAATTCAAGCTGACCGAGCTCGACGGCGCCGTCCCCGGCTTCGACTGGAAAGGCTTCTTCGCCGCGGCGCAGTTGCCCGCGAGCGAGCAAGCCGTGCTTGTCGGACAGCCGGAATTTTTCACCGCCTTCGCCGAGCTGACGAAGTCCGAGCCGCTCGCCGCGTGGAAAACCTACCTGCGCTGGTCACTGCTCCACGATTCCGCCAACTACCTCGGCCACGCCTTCGTCGACGAAAGTTTCGCCTTCTACGGTAAAAAACTCACCGGCCGCACCGAACTGCGCCCGCGTTGGAAGCGCGTGCTCGCCGCCGCCGACGGTGCCATCGGCTTCGACCTCGGCCAGCTCTACGTGAAACGCGCCTTCAGCC
This window of the Candidatus Didemnitutus sp. genome carries:
- a CDS encoding glycine C-acetyltransferase, giving the protein MNSAYYDHLRKTLGEIDAAGLYKRERIITTHQTAHIAVASGQKVLNMCANNYLGLADSPELIAAARDSLDRWGYGLASVRFICGTQQLHKDLEAAISRFLGTEDTILYSSCFDANGGLFETLLGAEDAVISDELNHASIIDGVRLCKAQRYRYKNNNLEDLETKLKEADANKARFKLIATDGVFSMDGFIANLQGICDLADKYGALVMVDDSHSVGFMGKTGRGTHEHCGVMGRVDVFTGTLGKALGGASGGYTSGKKEIIDLLRQRSRPYLFSNTIAPTIAAASIKCLEILGRSTALRDKLEDNTRFFREGLAKAGLTIKPGTHPIVPVMLGDAALSQKFAAKMLEKGVYVIGFFYPVVPQGAARIRTQVSAAHSKDDLAFAIEQFAATKRELGL
- a CDS encoding M13 family metallopeptidase; protein product: MKSLVPLTALVAVIASAQPATPAKPITAVDRSYMDLAVNPAKDFYDYANGAFNKVAIPGEYSAYGVNQEIDERNFAIVKEILETSAKTSGPKGTIAQRVGDFYAAGMDEAAIEAAGLRPLAPYFAQIDALEKPTDIVPLLGKFYVQGTDCGFRFGATVDDKDSTAMIPAFAQGGLGLPEREFYFRTDPKSVDIRQAYEAHIARMFALAGEQPEQAKAAAQTVLAFETKLAGASRKLVDLRDPEKNYNKFKLTELDGAVPGFDWKGFFAAAQLPASEQAVLVGQPEFFTAFAELTKSEPLAAWKTYLRWSLLHDSANYLGHAFVDESFAFYGKKLTGRTELRPRWKRVLAAADGAIGFDLGQLYVKRAFSPEAKARALEMVKFHLQAMHNRIAASTWMSETTKQAAYKKIATMRSKIGYPDVWKDYSALTITRDSYLANMIAASAFNYHRDLEKLGKPVDRNDWFMTPQTNNAYYSPQLNEMCFPAGILQPPFFDEKADDAANYGALASTIGHELTHGFDDEGRQYDQDGNLHGWWNDDDVQRFEKLADNIVAQYNAFEPLPGLHIEGKQTLGENIADVGGLRISYEAFKLATANKRLAPIDGFTPDQRFFIAFAQGWRTNQRPEDIRTRIQSDVHSPIKWRVLGPVANFPEFYDAFAQPRPANLLPEVW